A region of Bradyrhizobium sp. CCBAU 53351 DNA encodes the following proteins:
- a CDS encoding branched-chain amino acid ABC transporter permease, which yields MVGFVNVLIGGIAYGFVLFLMAGGLSITLGLMGFANMAHAALAMVGGYTAALLIGKAGWPFLAAVAAAAAIAAAVGAILERSLFRRLYEASELEQVLLTIGVVYVSIAAATYLVGPEQMAIAVPSWLDGNVRIGAVEVSRYRLFLIGFGTALLLSLLVLIDHTNFGARIRAAVFNRRMTASCGIDVARLYALAFALGSALAGLGGALSVKLLGLDPNFPIKFLTELLIVVSVGGLGSLRGTFAACLMFGVLDVAGKYLLPEIGAFIIYATALSVLTVRPQGLAGRPQ from the coding sequence ATGGTCGGCTTCGTCAACGTTCTGATCGGCGGCATCGCTTATGGGTTCGTGCTGTTTCTGATGGCTGGTGGCCTCTCCATCACGCTCGGGCTGATGGGCTTCGCCAATATGGCGCATGCGGCGCTGGCCATGGTTGGAGGCTACACGGCGGCATTGCTGATCGGCAAGGCCGGGTGGCCGTTCCTTGCGGCGGTGGCAGCGGCTGCCGCCATCGCGGCCGCCGTGGGTGCGATCCTCGAGCGCAGCCTTTTCCGGAGACTGTACGAGGCCTCGGAGCTGGAACAGGTCCTGCTGACGATCGGCGTCGTCTACGTGTCGATTGCCGCAGCCACCTATCTGGTCGGTCCAGAGCAGATGGCGATCGCGGTGCCTTCATGGCTGGACGGAAACGTCCGCATCGGCGCTGTCGAGGTCAGCCGCTACCGGCTTTTTCTGATCGGCTTCGGCACGGCACTTCTTCTGTCGCTGCTTGTTCTGATCGATCATACGAATTTTGGCGCCAGGATAAGGGCGGCCGTTTTCAACCGGCGGATGACGGCATCCTGCGGCATCGACGTCGCAAGACTGTACGCCCTCGCCTTCGCTCTCGGCTCCGCGCTTGCTGGACTAGGCGGCGCGCTCAGCGTGAAGCTCCTTGGCCTCGACCCGAACTTCCCCATCAAATTTCTGACGGAGTTGCTGATCGTGGTCAGCGTCGGCGGGCTCGGCTCCTTGCGCGGAACGTTTGCCGCCTGCCTCATGTTCGGGGTCCTTGACGTGGCCGGGAAATATCTGCTTCCGGAGATCGGCGCGTTTATCATCTATGCAACGGCGCTTTCCGTCCTGACGGTGCGCCCGCAAGGCCTAGCCGGCCGTCCGCAATGA
- a CDS encoding branched-chain amino acid ABC transporter permease has protein sequence MSDITLDLARTAVRFRARWTLVELVFWIAAAACYVLFPGKLVLLTQILIGGLFAMSLDLLLGYGGIPSFGHAAFFGLGAYTAGLLAAHGWGEPISGVLAAGLVTGALGFAFSTLIAKVRGAAVLMVTLCIGLLLYEGASRLPWLTGGDSGLQGIEMWPLLGLFEFDLFGRTAFWYAYCSALTLYLVARRYVHSPEGLALQAIRENQTRVPMLGVSITRRKMIAFTISAARRAAGADHTDRRTGNVELRTIGVGPRHADRRRNWHAYRRLHWGCRVHLDARPAVDGQSCILDVLARPGADRDRVDG, from the coding sequence ATGAGCGACATCACTCTCGACCTCGCGCGAACTGCGGTGCGCTTTCGCGCCAGATGGACCTTGGTCGAGCTGGTCTTTTGGATCGCTGCAGCGGCCTGCTATGTCCTCTTTCCCGGCAAGCTCGTCCTTCTCACACAGATCCTAATCGGCGGCCTGTTTGCGATGTCGCTCGATCTGTTGCTCGGCTATGGCGGGATTCCGTCCTTCGGACATGCCGCCTTTTTCGGACTCGGCGCCTACACGGCGGGATTGCTCGCTGCGCATGGCTGGGGCGAGCCGATCTCCGGCGTTCTTGCTGCCGGGCTCGTGACCGGCGCTCTCGGCTTCGCCTTCAGCACGCTGATTGCAAAAGTCCGCGGCGCCGCAGTGCTCATGGTGACGCTTTGCATCGGGCTTCTGCTCTATGAAGGCGCAAGCCGCCTGCCTTGGCTCACCGGCGGCGACAGCGGTCTCCAGGGAATCGAGATGTGGCCGCTGCTCGGGCTGTTCGAGTTCGATCTCTTCGGCCGAACCGCGTTCTGGTATGCCTATTGCAGCGCATTGACGCTTTATCTTGTCGCCCGGCGTTATGTCCACTCGCCGGAGGGTCTCGCGCTGCAGGCCATTCGCGAGAACCAGACCCGCGTTCCGATGCTCGGCGTCTCCATCACACGGCGCAAGATGATCGCTTTCACGATATCGGCGGCGAGGCGCGCTGCTGGCGCAGACCACACAGATCGTCGCACTGGAAACGTTGAGCTTCGAACGATCGGTGTCGGCCCTCGTCATGCTGATCGTCGGCGGAATTGGCACGCTTATCGGCGGCTTCATTGGGGCTGCCGCGTTCATCTGGATGCGCGACCTGCTGTCGACGGTCAATCCTGTATATTGGATGTTCTGGCTCGGCCTGGTGCTGATCGCGATCGTGTTGACGGCTAG
- a CDS encoding ABC transporter ATP-binding protein, translating into MTVAALQTRDLCKQFGALKVTNAVSLVLKAGGRHALIGPNGAGKSTLINLLTGVLAPSSGSILLEGEPIDRLSTDQRVARGLGRTFQINALFPHLTPLESIMLAVARRRGRLGRPLQALHRQPDTTDEAYELARSVGLDRDCLRRTAELSYGRQRLVEIALALAGRPRVLLLDEPAAGVPAGESFELMQAIESLPDQIAVLFIEHDMDLVFRFADTITVLVAGSVFRQGKPGEIATDPEVRRIYLGDDRD; encoded by the coding sequence ATGACGGTTGCCGCGCTCCAGACACGCGACCTTTGCAAGCAATTTGGCGCCTTGAAGGTCACCAATGCCGTCAGCCTCGTGCTAAAGGCAGGCGGTCGACATGCCCTGATCGGGCCGAACGGCGCCGGCAAGAGCACGCTGATCAACCTGCTCACCGGCGTGCTGGCCCCGAGCAGCGGCAGCATTCTGCTGGAGGGCGAGCCAATCGATCGATTGAGCACCGATCAGCGTGTCGCACGCGGATTGGGGCGGACTTTCCAGATTAACGCCCTGTTCCCGCATCTGACGCCGCTGGAATCGATCATGCTCGCGGTCGCCCGGCGCCGCGGACGGCTTGGCAGGCCTCTTCAGGCCTTACATCGGCAGCCCGACACCACGGACGAGGCGTATGAGTTGGCGCGTTCGGTCGGGCTTGACCGCGACTGCCTGCGGCGGACTGCCGAACTATCTTACGGTCGCCAGCGCCTTGTGGAGATTGCTCTCGCCCTCGCCGGCCGTCCCCGCGTGCTGCTGTTGGACGAGCCGGCGGCGGGAGTTCCCGCCGGCGAGAGCTTTGAGCTGATGCAGGCTATCGAATCCCTCCCCGATCAGATCGCCGTTCTCTTCATCGAGCACGACATGGATCTGGTCTTTCGTTTTGCCGACACGATCACCGTTCTCGTCGCCGGTTCGGTATTTCGCCAAGGCAAGCCCGGCGAGATCGCGACCGACCCGGAGGTGCGGCGGATTTATCTCGGAGATGACCGTGACTGA
- a CDS encoding ABC transporter ATP-binding protein has translation MTEPLLEVDQLNVGYGEGIVISGLSFAIEAGGSLAVLGRNGAGKSTLMLALAGHLTPRSGRIRFRGNEIADLAPHRRCRLGIGWVPQGREIFAPLTVEENLQIAATNGPWTIERIFEMFPSLKARRTNFGDQLSGGEQQMLAIGRALVTNPRLLLLDEPLEGLAPVVAQDVARCITAITETESMAVILIEQHAGFALRLARQAIILERGIAVRNGESSAIAADRGALEQYVGIRKPGRAA, from the coding sequence GTGACTGAGCCGCTGCTCGAGGTCGACCAGCTCAACGTGGGCTATGGTGAAGGAATCGTCATCAGCGGACTGTCCTTCGCGATTGAGGCCGGCGGCTCTCTTGCGGTTCTGGGCCGAAACGGGGCCGGAAAATCAACCCTGATGCTCGCCCTTGCGGGTCATCTCACGCCCCGCTCGGGGCGAATTCGTTTTCGCGGCAACGAGATCGCCGACCTAGCGCCACACCGGCGATGCCGACTGGGCATCGGGTGGGTGCCGCAAGGCCGCGAGATATTCGCCCCCCTCACTGTCGAGGAGAACCTGCAGATTGCCGCGACGAACGGACCTTGGACAATCGAGCGCATCTTCGAGATGTTTCCAAGTCTGAAGGCACGTCGCACCAATTTCGGAGATCAGCTGTCGGGCGGCGAACAGCAGATGCTGGCGATCGGTCGAGCCCTGGTGACGAACCCGCGCTTGCTGCTGCTCGACGAGCCGCTCGAAGGCCTCGCCCCCGTCGTCGCGCAGGACGTCGCGCGCTGCATCACCGCGATCACCGAGACCGAGAGCATGGCGGTCATTCTGATCGAGCAGCACGCAGGCTTCGCGCTCAGGCTGGCGCGGCAGGCGATCATCCTGGAGCGCGGCATTGCCGTTCGCAACGGAGAAAGCAGCGCTATTGCGGCGGATCGCGGTGCCCTCGAACAATATGTCGGCATCCGCAAACCCGGTCGCGCCGCGTAG
- a CDS encoding cytochrome P450: MAFRFDPEERNFVDDPYPTYKVLRDDHPVYLHEGSGFYIITRNEDVARILNDYEVFSSARGNALVDSPLRVGRTLGSTDPPRHDELRRVVMKGFTPARIESMLPAIQRDVDRLLHKFGTRRECDFMADISRPILYGALGRMLGLDGEAADRAADLSRDIFHTDTGPMGPAARPGLMEGVFELLTEQLERRRKDRSDDLFSFLLDAQEGGAPLSDGEILGNMSTVLLAGNASIGHYFSNLIYALWTNPDERRKLQADPALLDAAVNEGVRWDTSTQAFGRQTTKEVKLHGIAIPADSRLVVCFAAANRDERAIPDPDRFDISRPKTRHFGFGSGPHICLGAPAARAMMRTVMTPLLPALGDYELDVANAERVAHMMVRGFYKLTIRW; encoded by the coding sequence ATGGCCTTTCGTTTCGATCCCGAGGAGCGGAACTTCGTGGACGACCCCTATCCCACCTACAAGGTGTTGCGCGACGACCATCCGGTCTATCTGCACGAAGGGAGCGGGTTCTACATCATCACGCGAAACGAGGACGTGGCGCGCATCCTCAACGACTACGAGGTCTTCTCTTCGGCGCGTGGCAATGCGCTGGTCGATTCACCCTTGCGGGTGGGCAGGACGCTCGGATCGACCGATCCGCCGCGTCATGACGAACTTCGCCGTGTGGTGATGAAGGGCTTCACGCCCGCGCGCATCGAATCCATGCTGCCCGCCATTCAGCGCGACGTCGATCGACTGCTGCACAAGTTCGGCACCCGTCGTGAGTGCGACTTCATGGCAGATATCAGCAGGCCCATCCTCTATGGCGCACTCGGGCGGATGCTCGGGTTGGACGGCGAAGCTGCGGACCGGGCGGCGGATTTGTCGCGGGACATCTTTCATACCGATACGGGACCGATGGGCCCGGCTGCGAGGCCGGGCTTGATGGAAGGGGTGTTTGAACTGCTCACCGAGCAGCTCGAGCGACGTCGCAAGGACCGCAGTGACGATCTGTTCTCGTTCCTGCTCGACGCACAGGAGGGGGGAGCACCACTTTCCGACGGCGAGATTCTGGGCAACATGTCGACCGTCCTGCTCGCGGGCAACGCGTCCATCGGGCATTATTTCTCTAACTTGATCTACGCGCTCTGGACCAATCCGGACGAGCGTCGCAAGTTGCAGGCCGATCCGGCCCTGCTGGATGCCGCCGTGAACGAAGGCGTTCGCTGGGATACGTCAACCCAGGCTTTCGGACGGCAGACCACGAAGGAGGTCAAGCTGCACGGAATCGCAATTCCGGCAGACAGCCGGCTCGTGGTCTGTTTCGCGGCCGCCAATCGCGACGAACGCGCTATCCCGGATCCGGACCGCTTTGACATCAGCCGGCCAAAGACCCGGCATTTTGGCTTCGGCTCCGGCCCCCATATCTGCCTTGGGGCGCCCGCAGCACGGGCCATGATGCGAACGGTCATGACCCCTCTGCTGCCGGCGCTCGGCGACTATGAGCTCGACGTCGCGAACGCCGAACGCGTCGCTCACATGATGGTACGCGGCTTTTACAAGCTGACGATCCGCTGGTGA
- a CDS encoding cytochrome P450 produces the protein MSEFDLTGNGFLDDPYPTYRRLRSECPVYHCPTTKLWFVSRYADIAYALNNPVLLSSSAGNALSDSPLRVGKTLGSIDPPRHDELRRIIMRGLSPARIELVLPWIRDTLAKGLEALGTRRRCDFVAEVSRPVLFGALGRMLGLGPDSAQRAAELSERLFRGNSGPAGPALSEEERAKVIALLSEELERRRVERGDDLFSVLIAAQQDGAPLTDTEIVANMMTVLLAGNASIGHFLPNLVHALWRHPEQRSRILADQSLVEATIEEGVRWDTSTQCFARITSSPVALSETDIPAGSRVVLLYGSANRDESAITNAETFNVDRGKVRHFGFGSGPHICLGAPATRAMLRTILPKVLSTFGDFEIDLARAVRVRHLMVRGFRSLPLAW, from the coding sequence GTGAGCGAGTTCGACCTCACCGGCAATGGGTTTCTCGATGACCCCTATCCGACCTATCGTCGCCTGCGCTCCGAATGTCCGGTCTATCATTGCCCTACCACAAAGCTCTGGTTCGTGAGCCGCTATGCGGATATCGCCTATGCACTGAACAATCCCGTCCTGCTCTCGTCCTCCGCCGGGAACGCCCTCAGCGATTCTCCGCTGCGCGTGGGCAAGACGCTCGGCTCGATCGACCCGCCACGGCATGACGAGCTTCGCCGGATCATCATGCGGGGACTGAGCCCGGCGCGTATCGAGCTGGTTCTGCCCTGGATCCGCGATACTCTCGCTAAGGGCCTGGAAGCGCTTGGCACCCGGCGCCGATGCGACTTTGTCGCCGAAGTGAGCCGCCCGGTGCTGTTCGGCGCGCTAGGCAGGATGCTGGGGCTGGGACCCGATTCGGCGCAGCGCGCAGCCGAGCTGTCGGAGCGTTTATTTCGCGGGAATTCCGGCCCCGCGGGGCCTGCGCTCTCCGAGGAAGAACGCGCCAAGGTCATTGCGCTGCTGTCCGAGGAGTTGGAACGCCGGCGTGTCGAACGTGGGGACGATCTCTTCTCGGTCCTGATCGCTGCTCAACAGGATGGAGCGCCCCTCACGGATACCGAGATCGTCGCAAACATGATGACCGTGCTCCTGGCCGGCAATGCCTCCATCGGCCACTTTCTACCCAACCTGGTCCATGCGCTCTGGCGCCACCCCGAGCAGCGATCGCGCATCCTGGCCGATCAGAGCTTGGTCGAAGCTACCATCGAAGAGGGTGTGCGCTGGGATACCTCGACACAGTGTTTCGCGCGGATCACTTCCAGCCCGGTCGCCCTCAGCGAAACCGACATTCCAGCAGGCAGCCGGGTGGTGTTGCTTTACGGCTCCGCCAATCGCGATGAGAGCGCAATTACAAATGCCGAGACCTTCAATGTCGACCGGGGCAAGGTTCGCCATTTCGGCTTCGGTTCGGGGCCGCATATTTGCCTCGGCGCCCCCGCGACACGCGCCATGCTCCGCACCATTCTGCCGAAAGTGCTGAGCACTTTCGGGGACTTCGAGATTGACCTCGCCCGCGCAGTTCGTGTTCGTCACCTGATGGTGCGCGGCTTCAGGAGCTTGCCGCTCGCTTGGTAA
- a CDS encoding TetR/AcrR family transcriptional regulator, whose amino-acid sequence MATDLTKETLDEVVNQRRRQQRSLDTRERILEAAFEEFAERGFEGASTRTVAAKAGVQHPLVTYHFKNKDGLWRAVLSTTSVNFSRHFQDYLAGVSKQDEVGQLRVLQEQFIRFAAANPNFHWLMSHEGKRESERLTWLVEDRVRNYFNVVAKLIRAAQKQDRYVEGDPYHLQYLFIGAVTRIFMLSAEVQQVMGHSPFSKKFVDEHIRTCCALFFREPAEQPRRRKLAPRNKDAKRVTKRAASS is encoded by the coding sequence TTGGCGACGGATCTGACCAAGGAAACCCTCGACGAGGTCGTGAATCAGCGCCGGCGCCAGCAGCGTTCCCTCGACACAAGGGAACGGATCCTGGAGGCCGCTTTCGAGGAATTCGCCGAGCGTGGCTTTGAGGGAGCGTCGACACGGACGGTTGCAGCCAAGGCCGGCGTTCAGCATCCGCTCGTGACTTATCATTTCAAGAACAAGGACGGGCTTTGGCGCGCCGTCCTATCAACGACGAGCGTGAATTTCAGCCGGCACTTCCAAGACTACCTTGCCGGCGTCTCTAAGCAGGACGAGGTGGGACAGCTCAGGGTTCTCCAGGAGCAGTTCATCCGCTTCGCCGCTGCCAATCCGAACTTCCATTGGCTGATGTCACACGAGGGAAAGCGCGAGAGCGAACGGCTGACCTGGCTAGTCGAAGATCGGGTCCGCAACTATTTCAACGTCGTCGCGAAGCTCATCCGTGCGGCTCAAAAGCAAGACCGTTACGTCGAGGGCGATCCCTATCATCTCCAGTATCTGTTCATCGGTGCGGTAACGCGTATCTTCATGCTTTCGGCCGAGGTCCAGCAGGTGATGGGCCACTCGCCTTTTTCAAAGAAATTCGTTGATGAGCACATCCGCACCTGCTGCGCGCTGTTTTTCCGCGAGCCGGCAGAGCAACCTCGCCGGCGTAAGCTCGCTCCGCGAAACAAAGACGCAAAACGCGTTACCAAGCGAGCGGCAAGCTCCTGA
- a CDS encoding extradiol ring-cleavage dioxygenase → MAKIVLGLAASHTPMLALEGKRWSERAADDLKNKALNLSDGRYVSYDELARENGAPYAALATEAKFLEIEAASQKALDYMADRLAQVAPDVVLIVGDDQAELFSLSNMPAISIFYGEEILTHERHLTPQTPNWIGTVMKGYAMDAVHTFPGCPELARELIHGLIENDVDIGAAAKVDDPHKAGFGHAYGFIIERLFKGKSIPVLPVLLNTYFPPNAPTARRAYGVGQAIASLISRSKLDARVAVVASGGLSHFVVDEKLDRKVLDAIKRKDVSVLKSLTRGELNSGSSELLNWVMVAGMSEHLDNDWTEYYPGYRTPAGTGTGIGFAVWS, encoded by the coding sequence ATGGCGAAAATCGTTCTCGGCCTCGCCGCGTCGCACACCCCCATGCTCGCGCTGGAGGGAAAGCGTTGGAGCGAGCGCGCGGCTGACGATCTCAAGAACAAAGCTCTCAATCTCTCCGATGGCCGCTATGTGTCCTACGACGAGCTCGCCCGCGAAAACGGCGCTCCTTATGCGGCGCTGGCGACCGAGGCGAAGTTCCTGGAGATCGAGGCCGCATCGCAGAAGGCTCTGGATTACATGGCCGACCGCCTGGCGCAGGTTGCACCCGACGTCGTGCTGATCGTGGGGGACGATCAGGCCGAATTGTTCAGCCTATCCAACATGCCCGCAATCTCCATCTTCTATGGAGAGGAGATCCTGACGCATGAGCGCCATCTCACGCCGCAGACGCCGAATTGGATCGGCACGGTCATGAAGGGATATGCCATGGATGCAGTCCATACGTTTCCGGGCTGTCCAGAGCTCGCCCGCGAGCTGATCCATGGTCTGATCGAGAACGACGTGGACATCGGAGCAGCAGCGAAGGTGGATGACCCGCACAAGGCCGGATTCGGCCATGCCTACGGCTTCATCATCGAGCGGCTGTTCAAGGGAAAGTCCATTCCGGTTCTGCCGGTCCTGCTGAACACCTACTTTCCGCCCAATGCCCCGACGGCACGACGCGCCTATGGCGTCGGACAGGCGATCGCGAGCCTCATTTCACGGTCGAAGTTGGATGCCCGAGTGGCCGTGGTGGCCAGCGGCGGCCTGAGCCATTTTGTCGTGGACGAGAAGCTCGATCGCAAGGTGCTCGATGCGATCAAGCGCAAGGACGTGTCCGTCCTCAAGTCGCTGACCAGGGGAGAGTTGAACTCCGGCTCTTCGGAACTCCTGAATTGGGTGATGGTCGCGGGCATGTCCGAGCATCTCGACAACGACTGGACGGAATACTATCCAGGCTATAGGACCCCGGCCGGTACAGGCACGGGTATCGGCTTCGCCGTCTGGTCCTAA
- a CDS encoding amidohydrolase family protein has protein sequence MIIDAHAHLVAPPSFYAHRGNLQVARGQYGIYHAKIPDAELEKSAAQNVQIMDGVGTDIQVLSPRPFMMLHGENRWDDIVSWAQDNNDMIARTIKLHPKRFRGVGGLPQATGVPVEKMFDEIKRCINDLGFLGVLINPDPSEGAGKSPPMGDSYWYPLYEFLCEHDIPGHIHSCACCGRETYDEHFITEESLAITSISRSDVFKRFPSLKLLISHGGGSVPYQVGRWRSNRQMFAAASGAKAETFDETLKRFWFDTVLHYKKSLELLFDVVGADRCVFGTERPGSGGGIDPNSGKPYDDIRPVIESITEISEADKKGIFEGNARRLFARLDV, from the coding sequence ATGATCATCGACGCCCACGCGCATCTCGTCGCGCCGCCGAGCTTCTACGCCCATCGCGGAAATCTCCAGGTCGCGCGCGGCCAATACGGCATCTATCACGCCAAGATCCCGGATGCAGAGCTTGAGAAATCAGCAGCCCAGAACGTGCAGATCATGGACGGCGTCGGCACCGACATCCAGGTTCTCTCACCCCGGCCTTTCATGATGCTGCATGGCGAGAACCGCTGGGACGACATCGTCAGCTGGGCGCAGGACAACAACGACATGATCGCACGCACGATCAAGTTGCACCCCAAGCGCTTCCGCGGCGTGGGCGGCCTGCCTCAAGCGACGGGCGTGCCGGTTGAAAAGATGTTCGACGAGATCAAGCGGTGCATCAACGATCTCGGCTTTCTGGGCGTGTTGATCAATCCCGATCCTTCGGAGGGGGCCGGCAAGTCGCCGCCGATGGGCGATTCCTATTGGTATCCCCTATACGAATTCCTCTGCGAGCACGATATCCCTGGTCACATCCACAGCTGCGCCTGCTGCGGCCGCGAAACGTATGACGAGCACTTCATCACGGAAGAGAGCCTTGCCATCACCTCGATCTCCCGGTCCGACGTGTTCAAGCGCTTTCCCAGCTTGAAGCTGCTGATCAGCCATGGCGGCGGCTCCGTGCCGTATCAAGTCGGTCGCTGGCGCTCGAATCGCCAAATGTTCGCCGCCGCCTCGGGGGCGAAGGCCGAGACTTTCGACGAGACGCTCAAGCGCTTCTGGTTCGATACGGTACTGCACTACAAGAAATCGCTGGAGCTGCTGTTCGACGTGGTCGGCGCCGATCGGTGCGTCTTCGGCACCGAGCGGCCGGGCAGCGGCGGCGGCATCGATCCAAATTCGGGCAAGCCCTATGACGACATCAGGCCGGTAATCGAATCGATCACCGAGATCAGCGAAGCTGACAAGAAGGGCATTTTCGAAGGCAACGCGCGCCGTCTGTTCGCGCGGCTTGACGTCTGA
- a CDS encoding RidA family protein has translation MTARRSIEIEGFSHGAQPIPAASRVGNIVMTGGVYGLDLAAGKIPDEVEKQVELMFDNLKRIMAAAGGAMDRIVKMTVYVKVPEARPAVNKHWLEAFPDAASRPARHTFQNDHLPANMLVQCDAMAVLE, from the coding sequence ATGACTGCACGCCGCAGCATCGAAATCGAAGGCTTCAGCCATGGCGCTCAGCCGATACCCGCAGCGTCTCGCGTCGGCAATATCGTCATGACCGGCGGTGTCTATGGGTTGGATCTCGCGGCAGGAAAGATTCCTGACGAGGTCGAGAAACAGGTTGAACTGATGTTCGACAATCTCAAGCGCATCATGGCGGCAGCCGGAGGTGCGATGGATCGCATCGTCAAGATGACGGTTTACGTCAAGGTTCCGGAAGCCCGACCGGCCGTCAACAAGCATTGGCTGGAAGCGTTCCCCGATGCAGCTTCGCGACCTGCACGGCATACATTCCAGAACGATCATCTGCCGGCCAACATGCTGGTCCAATGCGATGCCATGGCGGTTCTCGAGTGA
- a CDS encoding RraA family protein, with protein sequence MELDTCAVSDALDKLNLPGAVIGVSALTGPTRVAGRAVTTKLGAPLPNLPKRHLGAGAVMAAERGDIIVVEHRGRTDVSGWGGLLSLGAVKKGVSAILIDGACRDLDESRALGLPVFARAAVPVTARGRIAEHSFQEPITFGNVAVKPGDYVLADGSGVVFVDQLRAEEIIATEPRTFLGASGRWRQPSIAAKRSATSWPGTTKIC encoded by the coding sequence ATGGAACTCGACACCTGCGCGGTGTCCGACGCGCTCGACAAGCTCAACTTGCCGGGCGCTGTCATCGGAGTCTCGGCCCTCACCGGCCCGACGCGAGTCGCCGGACGAGCCGTTACGACGAAGCTCGGCGCACCTCTGCCGAACCTCCCGAAACGCCACCTCGGCGCGGGAGCGGTGATGGCGGCAGAACGTGGCGACATCATCGTCGTCGAGCATCGCGGACGGACCGATGTGTCTGGCTGGGGCGGCCTGCTCAGCCTCGGCGCCGTCAAGAAGGGCGTTTCCGCTATTCTGATTGACGGCGCCTGCCGAGACCTTGATGAAAGTCGCGCGCTCGGGCTTCCGGTCTTTGCGCGCGCAGCCGTACCCGTGACCGCTCGCGGCCGGATCGCGGAGCATTCGTTCCAGGAGCCGATCACGTTCGGCAACGTCGCCGTCAAGCCGGGAGACTATGTCCTAGCCGATGGCAGCGGCGTGGTGTTCGTCGACCAACTCCGCGCCGAGGAGATCATCGCTACGGAGCCGAGGACATTTTTGGGCGCGAGCGGGCGATGGCGGCAGCCATCGATCGCGGCGAAGCGATCGGCAACGTCATGGCCGGGAACTACGAAGATATGCTGA